TATGACTACGATTCTGTAATGCAGTACCACAGGTCAGTCAATAACCAGGTTTATCACTACTCCAGGTCTAAATCTGGCCCTGAAACAGTGCTATTTTATTATAGAGCTTTCAGTTTTCTTACATTTACAGTAGCTTAACTCTCAAGTACATGAacataatatatacactgatcaggcataacattgtgaccactgacaggtgaaatgaataaaactgattatctcctcatcatggcacccgttagtgggtgggatatattagccagcattttgtcctcaaagttgatgtgttagaagcaggaaaaataggcaaTCATAAGGATATGAGCGAGAttgagggccaaattgtaatggttagatgactggaacagagcatctccaaaactgcagctcttgtggggtgttcctggtctgccaTGGTCAGTATCAATCaaaagtggtcagtatctaacatgctgacccctgtgcaccactgaaagtgccaacaatgggcatgtgagcatcaaaactggatcacggagcaatggaagaatgtGGGCTGGTATGATGAATCACGCTTACTTTTTTATGTGTATGGCCGGGTGCGTatgtgtcacttacctggggaacacttGGCACCAGGAaacactatgggaagaagggaAGCCggtagaggcagtgtcatgctttgggcaatgttctgctgagaaAGCTTGTGCTTTAAAATTATAGCTATATCCTCACATAGCACACTACTGTAAGACACATTGCAAattagtgtttttattattatcctaCATGTATATCctacatgttatttatttttatttctttacagaaCTGCATTCTCAAAGAATGGTCTGCCCACTATGGAGCCCATCCCAAACAGCAATGTAGCAGTCGGCTTGGCCAGAGAGATGAGCCAAAATGACATTGTTAGAATCAACAGGCTCTATGAGTGCTGTAAGTacctgtattttgttttatttcttatactATTTATATCAACCTTTCAGTAATAATACtgtatttgtcacatgtttATCTTATGTTAGTAATTATCcttaaagacagagagataaaatcaataaaatatctgtaaaacatCATTCATAAGTCTGTTTTTATTCCTCAGGAACATGAGAAAATTTAACGCTTGTGGTCTGTGCTGTGGCAAATATCCAAGGATGTATTTCGCCCTCTAACCAAATGGGAGCTCTGActgatttattgtttatatgattataaaaaataaaaaataaaccactgaaataaaataatgcacatTTATTAAATCCTTTATCCTTCTGACAGATGTACATACATATTTCTAGTTTGCAGGGATTTTGGGAATGACTGCCTATTATATCTTATGCACTTCAGTGCAGATACATTTTTTCAGATCTAAAtagcttatttattttagttatctACATGAACATATTGTGAAACTCGGTTTTCAGTTTTTgtgataaatgaaatgaaaccaaGTTAAATCATGCAAATTTTCCACCAGACAtgttttaaggaaaaataaaagataaatatcATACAATAACTGTAGCAGATAATGTATGTAACACGGTTCCCCGAGAAGCTGGGAACACTTCTTTGCAGAAGTTGTTTCTAAAGCTCAGTGTGAAATTCCGGGACAAGGAGGAGGACAAGGAAGTTCATGTGATAAAGCAGAGTGCACTAGCAAGCAGATGAAAAGGAAAGAACCTTAACTGGGCACAGCAAATGTAGTCTCACCTACTCTGCCAACTTACTGCCTACAGAAAGACAGGATGACTGGCCATAATGGGACTCCATTGGCTCAAAAGAGGCTTTGAGCAGAGATGCGGTTCCTCAGAGACGCCTGACACTGCACAGAAAGTGAGAGGCCAGAGAACAGGCATGTGACTTGCAGCAATGACTGCCACATGTAACTTGTTAACTACATTAACTgtaacttttggcaatatggcATAGTTCAGacacaaaaatattaataaattgtaatatatTTTCACAAGCAAAGGCAAACAGTGCATGCATATGGTATTATATACAGAACCATTTCGAGTGAAAGATTGCAATAGGGAAAGTGGGATTATCAGTAGAATGTGCGCACCATGGTAAACTTGTTTACAACAAAAATATTGACAAAAAATTGTGTTTTCCTTTTCCAAAACCAAAGTATTTTAGActaatttcagtttttttttgtagttttgagAGTTGGGCTAGATATTTTGCTGCAACCCTGGTTAATGGTATAAGCTATTTGCCAAACACACATGCTCTGTTGAATAGTGTACGTCTAAAACTGTTCAGAAGAAACTGCTAGATTAAATACAAGATAACAAGACAACTTTGCTGTTAAATGGCTACTACAAGGCTGCTCTAATGCTCTCTAATTCAGCAGATAGTGGCCTATGTCATTAGTTAAGTGTGCTAGTCTGTAAATGTATTGATTTTAAGGTAAGGATTGGTTTTAAGGTACTCCTGCTGCCATCAGTTGTACGTGTTTTGAAGCATGTTtaactgtttgtttttcagaaatGCTGCAATTTTTGTCACATTTTGTAATGTTGCAGTAATGTTTGTTTAATGTCCTGTGTGGTCGTTGTGTAATCCAAAGTTTTAAAATTTGCTCGTACAAATTTTCTCACACATGCTATAAGAGAATTTTATAATGAGGGCTGAATTGAATAGACAGTTACATGAAATTGATATAAAGCACTGTATTCAGTGCaagttaaattaaatatgtGTATTTCTACACAGGTAGTCAATATCTGTGGATATCAATTGGTGGAGAGATGCAAATTTCAAGTATACACCTGCAAAATATCTAAACCTAGCATCAAAAGTACCAAATAGATctataaacaaacattttataaagACAAGGCTGTCCTCCTCACTAGTGCAAGTAACACATAGAAACCAGGGTTTTTGGGATAAGTATCTGTAACTGTAATATAGTAACTGCTTAAAGAATTCTTAATCTTTTATTTGTCTAGCATGTTAGTCTGTTTCtatgtgttaaataattactGTTCCAAGTAACTATTTGCAGTCTAAAGTTTGTTTCGTCTccacaacaaaaaattaatGTCATTATGAGCCGGTTTATTTAAGGTAATTACATCCTGCAAACAGAAGCAATTGTACACATTTACAGACCTATATAGGTTTCAGAACAGCATGTTTTTTATAGCACAATGGAGTTTTGCCATTATGTCAAACATTAGAGGGAGCCCTCAGTGCACCAATTCCTTTGCTCACCAGCCTGAACTTTACCGTGAGGACGCTACCAGGTGTGCTTTCATGCTATCTCTTCTTACTGGTAGAGCATTCAGCTGCGTGGGACTCTGATCCTCAGATCAAAATATCGGCTAACTATTTCACTGAGCAAATTTGTGAGGTGCTTGAATACCCAGCAGGGGGTAAAGATGTGTCTGTTCAGCTACTGGAGCTATGCCAGGGCTCTGACTCTGCAGCTAATTATGCCATCAATTTTCGCAACCTCGCCGCTCAGTCTGGATGGAATGAAACAGTGTTTAGGGAGGGCCTGAACCCAGCTCTCCAAGCCGAGATGACGTGCCGTGACACCAAAACAACACTGTCTCTCTATATTGGAACTGCCATCCAACTGGATAACCTCAGACGTCAGCACAATGTGGGTGCACGCCCTCGCAATCCAGCCTCGTCGCTACCCAGAATTCCTAGGGCCTCAGGAGGAGGGCCCCAAACCCATGCAACTGGGACGAGCATGTGTTTCTGAGGAGGAGCATCAACACTGAACAGAGCAGCGGCTATGCTACTACTGTGGCCAGCCGTCTTCCACAACATCATTCTTGGGACTGCGCCCTATTACCCAATGCCATGCCACCCAAGAGTCGTGTTTACCCTCTTTCTTTACCAGAGAACAAAGCCATTAACAAAGCCATTAACAAATACATTAAGAAAGCTCTTGCTGCCTCTTACACCCCTCCACATCCCCTGCCGCTGTGGGCTTCTTCTTCGTAGAGAAGACGGATGGAGACCTTCGTCCATGTATTGACTATAGAGGGCTTAATGCCATCACTGTAAGCTACCCATATCCACTGCCCCTGGTGCCTGCAGCCATAGAACAGCTACAGGGGGCAAGGATTTCCCGAAACTGGACTTAAGGAGTGCATATAATCTGATCCGAAtcaaagaaggagaagaatgaAAGATGGCTTTCCACACCACCCGAGGCCACTACAAACATCTAGTCATGCCCTATGGACTCACCAATGAGCCTGCTGTCTTTCAGTCCCTCATTAACAAGGTTTTTAAGGACATTATCAACTAGTTTGCTATAGCATCCATCAATGACATCCTCATATACTCCACCACCCTTGAGGACCATGTACACCACGTCCCCACAGTCCTCCACCGCCTGCTGCAGAACAATCTCTACGTAATACTTgagaagtgtgagttccaccaTAAAAGCCTCATGTTCCTAGGATACGTATCCTCGCCTGAAGGAGTGGAGATAGACCAAACCAAGGTTCAGGCTGTCACCAACTGGCCTGAACCGACCTCAGTCAAAGAGTTACAGCGTTTTCTAATATTTGTGAACTTTTATCGGCGCTTCATAAGAAATTATagtgccattgctgggcccctcACCTCCCTCCTGAAGGGCAAGCCCAAGAGACTGTCCTGGACAGATCAAGCCCGGGAGGCGTTTGTCAAGCTGAAGCTCAGTTTCACCACTGCCCCGATTCTACGTCACCCGGACCCTGATGCCCCGTTTATTGTGGAGGTAGCAAGATTGGTTCGTTTCTGTCCCAGTGCCAACATAACACAGGAAAACTACATCCATGCACCTATTACTCCAGAAAGCTCACTGCAGCAGAAGCTAACTACGACATAGGAAACCACGAGCTGTTATCCATAAAGACAGCTCTGGAGGAGTGGTGACACTGGTTGGAGGGGGCCCGGCATCCTTTCCTTGTTCTCACAGATCACCGTAACCTAGAGTACCTGTGTGGAGCTAAGTGCCTGAACCCACGCCAGGCTCGCTGGGCCCTCTTCTTTACCCAGTTCCAATTCTCTGTCACCTATCGGTCTGGTTCCAAGAATGGTAAAGCTGACATTCTGTCCCATCAACAAGAGTCAAGAAGTCCACCTCTTCACCCCAAACCCATTCATCCCTCACGCCCTTCCAGTGTGTATTGGGCTATCAGCTGCCATTGTTCCCGTGGTAGGGGGAACCCTCGGACTACCCCACAGTGGATGACTGGTCCAGACGCAGTCAGGGCGTTTGGGAACGAGCTCATGTCCGTCTTCAACGGGCAGTAAGGAGACAGAGGGCACAAGCTGATCGTTGTCGCTGCCCTCACCCCGCATATAGGGTGGGACAACGAGTTTGGGTGTCGACTCAGAACCCTTCTTTACACATTAATTATAGATCACTCTAATCAAAAAATAATTCAGAGCTAACAGAGACGACAAAGCTTTCTTTGCCAATGATGATAACTGGCTAATGTACTAGGATGCTCACTGtttttgacttgttttttgAATTAAATAACCCTTTATCTAGATGGCACATGGATCCAGTGAATTCTTCCTTAAACGAACAATGCCTTAAAACTAACAAATATCAACTTGAAGTCTATAAATTAAATCTACAgcttcaatattttatttacaatatatttattttaccattATAGATGCCATTAGCAAGGACTGTATTGACTTCACATTCATGTGATCAAATACGTTGTTGTGTTTAATTATCACATCAGATACATTGAGGTAATTGCAGCCACTTCCTGGATTCTTCttcagatttacatttttaactgaTTACCATCATGATTACAATCAAGAAAGTAAATTCTCAGTAAATAAAGAGGAtttccaaacaaaaacaaaagccacTACTACTGATCAGTGCAATTCATTCTTTAATAGTGGAAGGAAATTTATAAGAAAAATAGCAGCCACTGTGTATATAATTTGTTTATAGACGTTTATCATTTAGGTTTCATTTgacatttgaacattttattatgTTAATTAAGTAGTATTTGAGACATAAGTGgctaaaaaaaagaatgtttcTTGATGTGtggggaattttttttatttctgcaatTCACATATAACAAGTATAAGAAACAAAGCTACATTAATGGTTAGAAAACCTAGTAGAAGAAATGTTAGAAATAGGAAAAATGTGATGTAAGAGGCACCacaagagtgtaagagtgtgtgtaagaaggtGTATGTGGATGTTAAGATGAATAGAAGATGATCATTGCTTTCATGAAATAAGACTAGTGGGCAGCTGGGTTTTGTTAACAAAACCTAAAGCACTGGTACTATACTATATGATACTATTTTGtgtttaaccaatcagaattcatggTACTGCAATAAGGAAACTATACATTTCTCTAGACCTAGATGGCCTGTCAAAGACAAAACATCATAGTCTCTCTGGTTTCCAAATCAAAAAGTTAAATGTTTAGTGATTTTATGCACAACAAGGTTAAATGACTGATGAGCTCCTTTTAATGAAATGTCACTATTATCATCATTTAATGGATCTCAAACTGAACACTACTGGTAAATACTTAAAATGAACCCATAATAGCAGAACAGAGAAACTATCAAAAGTTGCAATAAACTCTAAGCAAAGTGTACCCAGGAAGCTGCTTAAGCAAAATCCTTTCTAATATCTGAAATTTGAGGGTAAAACCCCATCAGATTACATCAAGAGCAGAACcttttcaaacttttttttttactggtgaTGTTAAAAGTGACTCCTTCAACGACAGTAGAGTCTGTTAACGCGTAGAATATCATTGCAGCTCATTCTAGTGGCATGTCCAATggaaacatttttgtttggaATAGGGAGGATGGTTGGTCGCCTGTTCTTGGAGAAAGCATACCTGGACCAACACAGAATGGCATCAGAACAGTAAGatagaaagtgaaagaaaaaacaacaacctatAATTAATTAGTATAATGCTTTACCTTGAATACTGCATGACGGAATTGTAGTCATAGGGTGTTTTCAAATTGTTGGTTTTGATCTTATCAAAATTGTGCTCTTTTCCTGTGAATACATTAACCAAATAATTGCTATTGTGATGTTTCTTTTGCCTTCTTTGACTGACAGAAAAGCCTTTACATTACCTTTAGCATTACCTAAAGTGCCTTTTtaaacaattatatatttaaatgttccTCACTTTCCAATTTATTCAAGTCAAGTGTACAATAGGAGTAACACCTTATTAACAAGATATAAGAAGTGAAAGTCCTGATCTGCTCACCAGAAATAACATTTTGGAGGAGGATTCTGACATGATCGTCACGGTCCCTACGATTTTGCTCATGATGAAAGCCCAGAGCATGCAGAAGTTCATGCTGGATGATGTTATGGTAAACACAGCCGTTGCGTTGTAGGGAAAGAACCTGCCTTCCACCTGTACGACCCACATAAGAGTAGCACCTGTACAGCAATGAATAAGTGCTTAAGTCTGGATTTGATATATGAGAGCAGGATAGCAGTTAAAGCAAATGTTTGCAAAATGTTTCTGAAAAGTAATAAATGATATTAGGATTGCTGATATACCCCTGGTCTGAGAGTATATGTATGTAGTCTTCTTCGTTGGTGCGACGTACAAACCGGACACAGGTTGACTTTTGGAAGGATCTCATCGCACGCTTGATAGCACATCTTTCAGAGAATGCTTTCAGGAAGAGAGAAGGTTGTTAAAGCTAGTTAATGGAGCTCTGACACATGTTACTTTGAAGCAGGTAAAAAGTGATCCTCACCATACTGCCTGGAAATGACATAGGGCACTTTAACCTTCCCATTCTTGACCCTAGGCCACTTGCACCCACGAGAAGTACATGGATCTGCATTCTGGAGCCCAGGGTATGCCGCTATGTCACCATGTGTAATGATCAAACCATCCTTCAGCTTTCCTGTCCAGTAAAACACATTTGTGTACACTGTGATTTGTTGcatatgcattattaaaaaatattcttaaGAAAATGTCTACAGCCTGTTTTACTAAACTATTGGAAGACTGAACACTGTAAGCTAGAAAGGAATTCAGAGGGCTAGCCCTACAGTTACTTTAATGAAATCTTTCAAAATGTATCAGTTTAAAATATGTCCCATGTACCTTCCATAAAAAATGGATTTAAGTATATATAAGTATTTCTTATAGTTCTTTCAAATGTAAGTAAAAACTAGCTAAACCACACAGATATGCTAAATAGACATTTGTTGAAAGTACAAAATATTGCTGCTTAATCTGTAAGTGAAATCTATGACTGTTATATCACACTGCTAAATAATTTACTTGCTGTTCCTTCAGTTTTTAAGTGCATTTTTTAAACCTTACCAGCATTCTTGTTGGCTCTTTCAATGATAGAAGATACAGAGAAATAATCAGGGTCATTGATGTTATCTGAAATAAACATAGTAAATAAGTTTAAAAACATCTGTAAAAAATAGGTTTTTAAAATAAGAATCTGAACCATGTAGCATCTTACCAGTCTCCTCAGAGTTCACGTTAACCAATGCCTGTTTGAtaaatgttcaaaatgtctgTGACATGTTCTTATGCAGATGGCAAATAAAAAGCAATATATCACTTGAAATATGTCTTTTTAAGATTTACTAGatttagtcataatgttattttatgttgttaACATTTCTTTTAGCTCACCTTTATGGCACAGATTTGAAATAGACTGATGCTGAGCAGAAACAGGATGTTTCGCAGCAGATGCATGATGAGTCACATTCAGTGAAGCAGCACTGAGAGTGGAGAATGCTCATGAAATGCAGTTTATATACACTCATAAGAGTTTGTCACTTCCCTTCCACAGAAATTAAATTCTATTTCTCAAGGTTTATGACAAAATCTACAACTAGAACTAAACAATCTTAGGTAAAAGactagggttttttttcccttgaacTTTCACATGCAACactttttgtatagcacttttgaAACTTTG
This genomic window from Hemibagrus wyckioides isolate EC202008001 linkage group LG27, SWU_Hwy_1.0, whole genome shotgun sequence contains:
- the LOC131347755 gene encoding low choriolytic enzyme-like — encoded protein: MHLLRNILFLLSISLFQICAIKALVNVNSEETDNINDPDYFSVSSIIERANKNAGKLKDGLIITHGDIAAYPGLQNADPCTSRGCKWPRVKNGKVKVPYVISRQYAFSERCAIKRAMRSFQKSTCVRFVRRTNEEDYIHILSDQGCYSYVGRTGGRQVLSLQRNGCVYHNIIQHELLHALGFHHEQNRRDRDDHVRILLQNVISGKEHNFDKIKTNNLKTPYDYNSVMQYSRYAFSKNRRPTILPIPNKNVSIGHATRMSCNDILRVNRLYCR